The Neofelis nebulosa isolate mNeoNeb1 chromosome 16, mNeoNeb1.pri, whole genome shotgun sequence genome includes a window with the following:
- the XYLT2 gene encoding xylosyltransferase 2, producing MVASARVQKLVRRYKLAIATALAILLLQGLVVWSFSGLEEDEPGEKGRQRKPRPLDPSEGSKDTDSSAGRRGSAGRRHGRWRGRAESPSMPVAKVVRAVTSRHRANRRVPPAPPPEAPGRQNLSGAAAGEALVGAAGFPPHGDTGSVEGASQPTDNGFSPKCEIVGKDALSALARASSKQCQQEIANVVCLHQAGSLMPKAVPRHCQLAGKMSPGIQWDEVRAQQPVDGPPVRIAYMLVVHGRAIRQLKRLLKAVYHEQHFFYIHVDKRSNYLHREVVELARRYDNVRVTPWRMVTIWGGASLLRMYLRSMRDLLEVPGWAWDFFINLSATDYPTRTNEELVAFLSKNRDKNFLKSHGRDNSRFIKKQGLDRLFHECDSHMWRLGERQIPAGIVVDGGSDWFVLTRGFVEYVVYTDDPLVAQLRQFYTYTLLPAESFFHTVLENSPACESLVDNNLRVTNWNRRLGCKCQYKHIVDWCGCSPNDFKPQDFLRLQQVSRPTFFARKFESTVNQEVLEILDFHLYGSYPPGTPALKAYWENTYDAADGPSGLSDVMLTAYNAFVRLSLRHAAAAAPPLATPLCRFEPRGLPSSVHLYFYDDHFQGYLVTQPVQPSAQGPAETLEMWLMPQGSLKLLGRSDQASRLQSLEVGTEWDPKERLFRNFGGLLGPLDEPVAMQRWARGPNLTATVVWIDPTYVVATSYDIAVDADTEVTQYKPPLSRPLRPGAWTVRLLQFWEPLGETRFLVLPLTFNRKLPLRKDDASWLHAGPPHNEYMEQSFQGLSGILNLPQPEPAEEAARRHAELTGPALEAWTDGELSGFWSVAGLCAMGPSTCPSLELCRLTSWSSVFPDPKSELGPVKADGRLR from the exons aaaggaaggcagagaaagccGCGGCCGCTGGACCCCAGCGAGGGCTCCAAGGACACAGACAGTTCAGCTGGGCGGCGGGGCAGCGCGGGCAGAAGACATGGGCGCTGGCGGGGTCGCGCTGAGAGCCCCAGCATGCCCGTGGCCAAGGTGGTACGGGCCGTGACCAGCCGGCACAGAGCCAACCGCCGGGTCCCGCCAGCCCCACCTCCGGAGGCCCCAGGCCGCCAGAACCTCAGTGGGGCAGCAGCCGGGGAGGCGCTGGTCGGGGCAGCTGGTTTCCCGCCGCACGGAGACACGGGGAGCGTGGAGGGCGCCTCCCAGCCCACGGACAACGGCTTCTCCCCCAAGTGTGAGATTGTGGGCAAGGACGCGCTGTCTGCCCTGGCCCGGGCCAGCTCCAAGCAGTGCCAGCAGGAGATCGCCAACGTGGTATGCCTGCACCAGGCCGGGAGCCTCATGCCCAAGGCTGTGCCCCGGCACTGCCAGCTGGCTG GGAAGATGAGCCCCGGCATCCAGTGGGACGAAGTCCGGGCCCAGCAGCCCGTGGACGGTCCCCCGGTCCGAATCGCCTACATGCTGGTGGTTCACGGCCGTGCCATCCGCCAGCTAAAGCGTCTCCTCAAGGCTGTCTACCATGAGCAGCATTTCTTTTACATCCACGTAGACAAG CGTTCCAACTACCTGCACCGCGAGGTGGTAGAGCTGGCCCGGCGGTACGATAATGTGCGGGTGACGCCCTGGCGCATGGTCACCATTTGGGGCGGGGCCAGCCTGCTGAGGATGTATCTGCGCAGCATGCGGGACCTGCTGGAGGTGCCCGGCTGGGCCTGGGACTTCTTCATCAACCTCAGTGCCACCGACTACCCGACCAG gACGAACGAGGAGCTGGTGGCTTTCCTGTCTAAGAACCGGGACAAGAACTTCCTCAAGTCACATGGCCGGGACAACTCCAG GTTCATCAAGAAACAGGGCCTAGACCGGCTCTTCCATGAATGTGACTCGCACATGTGGCGCCTGGGCGAGCGGCAGATCCCGGCGGGCATCGTGGTGGATGGCGGCTCCGACTGGTTCGTGCTGACGCGCGGCTTTGTGGAGTACGTGGTATACACGGACGACCCGCTGGTGGCCCAGTTGCGCCAGTTCTACACCTACACGCTGCTCCCTGCGGAG tccTTCTTCCACACGGTGCTGGAGAACAGCCCAGCCTGCGAGAGCCTCGTGGACAACAACCTGCGGGTCACCAACTGGAACCGCAGGCTGGGCTGCAAGTGCCAGTACAAGCACATCGTGGACTGGTGCGGCTGCTCCCCCAACGACTTCAAGCCACAGGACTTCCTCCGGCTGCAG CAAGTCTCCAGACCCACCTTCTTCGCCCGGAAGTTTGAGTCGACTGTGAACCAGGAGGTACTGGAAATCCTGGACTTCCACCTGTATGGCAGCTACCCCCCGGGCACGCCGGCCCTCAAGGCCTACTGGGAGAACACGTACGACGCGGCCGACGGCCCCAGTGGGCTCAGCGATGTGATGCTCACCGCTTACAACGCCTTTGTCCGCCTCAGCCTGCGCCATGCTGCCGCCGCTGCACCCCCGCTGGCCACCCCCCTCTGCAG GTTTGAGCCCAGGGGCTTGCCGTCCAGCGTGCACCTGTATTTCTATGACGACCATTTCCAGGGCTACCTGGTGACGCAGCCGGTGCAACCCTCAGCCCAGGGGCCGGCAGAGACGCTTGAGATGTGGCTGATGCCCCAGGGGTCGCTGAAGCTGTTGGGGCGCAGTGACCAGGCCAGCCGGCTCCAGAGTTTGGAG GTCGGCACCGAGTGGGACCCCAAGGAGCGTCTTTTCCGGAACTTTGGGGGGTTGCTGGGGCCGCTGGACGAGCCTGTGGCCATGCAGCGCTGGGCCCGGGGCCCCAACCTCACGGCCACCGTGGTGTGGATTGACCCCACCTACGTGGTGGCCACATCTTACGACATCGCGGTAGACGCGGACACCGAGGTCACGCAGTATAAGCCCCCACTGAGCCGGCCCCTGCGGCCAGGGGCCTGGACTGTTCGACTGCTTCAATTCTGGGAACCCCTGGGCGAGACCCGCTTCCTCGTGCTGCCCTTGACCTTCAACCGCAAACTACCTCTCAGGAAGG atgACGCCAGCTGGCTGCACGCCGGGCCACCTCACAACGAGTATATGGAGCAGAGTTTCCAGGGCCTCAGCGGCATCCTGAACCTGCCTCAGCCAGAGCCCGCGGAGGAGGCCGCCCGCCGGCACGCGGAGCTCACGGGCCCGGCACTCGAGGCCTGGACAGATGGGGAGCTGAGTGGCTTCTGGTCTGTGGCCGGACTGTGTGCCATGggcccctccacctgcccctccctggagCTCTGCAGACTGACCAGCTGGAGTTCTGTTTTCCCCGACCCCAAATCAGAGCTGGGGCCCGTCAAAGCAGACGGGCGACTCAGGTAG
- the MRPL27 gene encoding large ribosomal subunit protein bL27m isoform X2 — protein sequence MASAALALRTRAAVTTLLGPPQTASLAVRHASKKTGGSSKNLGGKSPGKRFGLKKMEDHYVHAGNILATQRHFRWHPGAHVGLGKKKYLYALEEGIVRYTKEVYVPSPSNAEAVDLVTRLPKGAVLYKTFVHVVPTKPEGTFKLVAML from the exons ATGGCGTCGGCGGCGCTGGCGCTGAGGACGCGGGCGGCCG TTACAACCCTGCTGGGCCCCCCTCAGACTGCGTCTCTTGCCGTCAGACATGCATCCAAGAAGACAGGCGGCAGCTCCAAAAACCTGGGTGGAAAGTCACCAGGCAAACGCTTTGGCCTCAAGAAAATGGAGG ATCACTACGTTCATGCCGGCAACATCCTTGCGACTCAGCGCCACTTCCGTTGGCACCCGGGCGCCCAT gtggggctggggaagaagaAGTACCTCTATGCCCTGGAGGAGGGGATAGTCCGCTACACTAAGGAGGTCTATGTGCCCAGTCCCAGCAATGCGGAGGCTGTGGACCTGGTCACCAGGCTGCCCAAGGGTGCTGTGCTCTATAAGACTTTTGTCCATGTGGTTCCTACCAAGCCTGAGGGCACCTTCAAACTGGTGGCTATGCTTTGA
- the MRPL27 gene encoding large ribosomal subunit protein bL27m isoform X1, with protein sequence MAEKVVGEAKAGPSVWVSCCWALWSGPSTVPGALTTCVTTLLGPPQTASLAVRHASKKTGGSSKNLGGKSPGKRFGLKKMEDHYVHAGNILATQRHFRWHPGAHVGLGKKKYLYALEEGIVRYTKEVYVPSPSNAEAVDLVTRLPKGAVLYKTFVHVVPTKPEGTFKLVAML encoded by the exons ATGGCTGAGAAAGTGGTGGGTGAGGCCAAAGCAGGACCCTCTGTCTGGGTGTCCTGTTGCTGGGCCCTGTGGTCTGGCCCCTCCACAGTGCCTGGAGCTTTGACGACATGTG TTACAACCCTGCTGGGCCCCCCTCAGACTGCGTCTCTTGCCGTCAGACATGCATCCAAGAAGACAGGCGGCAGCTCCAAAAACCTGGGTGGAAAGTCACCAGGCAAACGCTTTGGCCTCAAGAAAATGGAGG ATCACTACGTTCATGCCGGCAACATCCTTGCGACTCAGCGCCACTTCCGTTGGCACCCGGGCGCCCAT gtggggctggggaagaagaAGTACCTCTATGCCCTGGAGGAGGGGATAGTCCGCTACACTAAGGAGGTCTATGTGCCCAGTCCCAGCAATGCGGAGGCTGTGGACCTGGTCACCAGGCTGCCCAAGGGTGCTGTGCTCTATAAGACTTTTGTCCATGTGGTTCCTACCAAGCCTGAGGGCACCTTCAAACTGGTGGCTATGCTTTGA
- the EME1 gene encoding crossover junction endonuclease EME1 isoform X1 has protein sequence MALMKSSLSLESSESDSEELPTFAFLKQEASSTKRGQPQREKIVMVDTSDSEASRPPSPKLKDTPPVPDIAEPVPQTEPVRVLSSGSEDEEELIPLAQRLTCKFLTRKQLSPEDASSPIQTVWGHRSTEGASCGWKKQSFPKVPGASFRGTSERCSSSNRDPVGDRLCHQLPAFQATCPVRSDSLTATKTNAEAPPLQKRTKHGQKVQRRGSRGCQPRGQASQKESTLRQQERQKKVALVNRLKAQRPEECLRHIIVGLDPVLLQMEGGGQLLGALQSMECRCVIEAQAVPCSITWRRRAGLAEDGEEGWVEEPMVLVLLLAEAFVSMVYKFKQGSLGDSEKGKETLRSFVTDTTARTAGKALSLVIVDQEKCFSAPHLPRRRKPGVANREQAKEKKRRQPEASAGQMVSRVDVEEALVDLQLYTEAQARIVQSWKELADFACAFTKAVAEAPFKKLRDQTSFSFCLESDWAGGAKVDRAGRGLALVWRRQIQQLNRVSLDMASAIVDTYPSPQRLVQAYRRCFSEQERQNLLADIQVRRGEGVTSTSRRVGPELSRRIYLQMTTLQPALSLDSAD, from the exons ATGGCTCTAATGAAGTCATCACTGTCGCTGGAGTCCAGTGAGAGTGACTCTGAAGAGTTGCCAACGTTTGCCTTTCTGAAGCAGGAAGCGTCTTCAACGAAGAGGGGGCAGCCTCAGAGGGAGAAGATTGTTATGGTTGATACCTCGGATTCTGAGGCCTCCCGTCCTCCATCACCAAAGTTGAAAGATACACCACCTGTCCCAGACATAGCGGAACCTGTCCCACAAACGGAGCCAGTCAGGGTGCTAAGCAGTGGAAGTGAGGATGAGGAAGAATTAATCCCCCTGGCCCAGAGGCTTACATGTAAGTTTCTGACCCGCAAGCAGCTGAGCCCTGAGGACGCTAGCTCCCCGATTCAAACTGTGTGGGGTCATCGGAGTACTGAAGGAGCATCGTGCGGCTGGAAAAAACAGTCCTTTCCAAAGGTCCCTGGTGCCTCCTTCCGTGGCACCTCAGAGAGATGTTCATCAAGTAACAGGGACCCTGTGGGAGACCGTCTGTGCCATCAGCTTCCAGCCTTCCAAGCCACCTGCCCTGTGCGGAGCGACAGCTTGACAGCGACCAAAACAAATGCTGAAGCCCCCCCACTTCAGAAGAGAACCAAGCATGGTCAGAAGGTCCAGAGGAGAGGCTCACGGGGATGCCAGCCGCGGGGACAAGCAAGCCAGAAGGAGAGTACCCTGAGACAACAGGAAAGGCAGAAGAAGGTGGCCCTGGTGAACAGGCTGAAAGCTCAGAGGCCCGAGGAATGCTTAAGGCACATCATTGTGGGGCTGGATCCAG TGCTCTTACAGATGGAAGGCGGAGGCCAGCTCCTCGGGGCGCTGCAGTCCATGGAGTGCCGCTGTGTGATTGAGGCACAGGCCGTGCCTTGCAGCATCACCTGGAGGAGAAGGGCCGGGCTAGCTGAG GATGGAGAGGAAGGCTGGGTGGAGGAACCGATGGTCCTGGTGCTGCTCCTGGCAGAGGCGTTTGTGTCCATGGTCTACAAGTTCAAGCAG GGAAGCCTGGGTGACtctgagaaagggaaggaaacactCCGGAGCTTCGTAACTGACACCACAGCGAGGACAGCTGGGAAGGCTCTGTCCCTGGTGATTGTGGACCAGGAGAAATGCTTCAG CGCTCCCCATCTTCCAAGAAGAAGGAAACCGGGAGTGGCAAACAGAGAACAGGCCAAGGAGAAGAAGCGGAGACAACCAGAGGCCAGCGCAGGGCAAATGGTGTCCAGGGTAGACGTGGAAGAG GCATTGGTGGATCTGCAGCTATACACCGAAGCCCAGGCCCGAATCGTGCAGAGCTGGAAAGAGCTGGCCGACTTCGCCTGTGCATTTACAAAGGCTGTGGCCGAGGCGCCCTTCAA GAAGCTTCGAGATCAAAccagtttctctttctgcctggAGAGTGACTGGGCGGGAGGGGCAAAGGTTGACCGAGCTGGCAGGGGGCTcgcgctggtctggaggagacAGATTCAGCAGCTGAACAGAGTCAGCCTGGACATGGCCAGTGCCATTGTGGACACCTATCCCTCCCCGCAGCGTCTGGTCCAG GCTTACAGGCGGTGTTTTTCGGAGCAAGAGCGCCAGAATTTGCTTGCGGACATACAGGTTCGCCGTGGGGAAGGTGTGACCTCCACCTCCCGCCGTGTTGGACCAGAGCTCTCCAGGCGGATCTACCTTCAGATGACCACTCTGCAGCCAGCTCTCTCTTTAGACAGTGCAGACTGA
- the EME1 gene encoding crossover junction endonuclease EME1 isoform X2: MALMKSSLSLESSESDSEELPTFAFLKQEASSTKRGQPQREKIVMVDTSDSEASRPPSPKLKDTPPVPDIAEPVPQTEPVRVLSSGSEDEEELIPLAQRLTCKFLTRKQLSPEDASSPIQTVWGHRSTEGASCGWKKQSFPKVPGASFRGTSERCSSSNRDPVGDRLCHQLPAFQATCPVRSDSLTATKTNAEAPPLQKRTKHGQKVQRRGSRGCQPRGQASQKESTLRQQERQKKVALVNRLKAQRPEECLRHIIVGLDPVLLQMEGGGQLLGALQSMECRCVIEAQAVPCSITWRRRAGLAEGSLGDSEKGKETLRSFVTDTTARTAGKALSLVIVDQEKCFSAPHLPRRRKPGVANREQAKEKKRRQPEASAGQMVSRVDVEEALVDLQLYTEAQARIVQSWKELADFACAFTKAVAEAPFKKLRDQTSFSFCLESDWAGGAKVDRAGRGLALVWRRQIQQLNRVSLDMASAIVDTYPSPQRLVQAYRRCFSEQERQNLLADIQVRRGEGVTSTSRRVGPELSRRIYLQMTTLQPALSLDSAD; encoded by the exons ATGGCTCTAATGAAGTCATCACTGTCGCTGGAGTCCAGTGAGAGTGACTCTGAAGAGTTGCCAACGTTTGCCTTTCTGAAGCAGGAAGCGTCTTCAACGAAGAGGGGGCAGCCTCAGAGGGAGAAGATTGTTATGGTTGATACCTCGGATTCTGAGGCCTCCCGTCCTCCATCACCAAAGTTGAAAGATACACCACCTGTCCCAGACATAGCGGAACCTGTCCCACAAACGGAGCCAGTCAGGGTGCTAAGCAGTGGAAGTGAGGATGAGGAAGAATTAATCCCCCTGGCCCAGAGGCTTACATGTAAGTTTCTGACCCGCAAGCAGCTGAGCCCTGAGGACGCTAGCTCCCCGATTCAAACTGTGTGGGGTCATCGGAGTACTGAAGGAGCATCGTGCGGCTGGAAAAAACAGTCCTTTCCAAAGGTCCCTGGTGCCTCCTTCCGTGGCACCTCAGAGAGATGTTCATCAAGTAACAGGGACCCTGTGGGAGACCGTCTGTGCCATCAGCTTCCAGCCTTCCAAGCCACCTGCCCTGTGCGGAGCGACAGCTTGACAGCGACCAAAACAAATGCTGAAGCCCCCCCACTTCAGAAGAGAACCAAGCATGGTCAGAAGGTCCAGAGGAGAGGCTCACGGGGATGCCAGCCGCGGGGACAAGCAAGCCAGAAGGAGAGTACCCTGAGACAACAGGAAAGGCAGAAGAAGGTGGCCCTGGTGAACAGGCTGAAAGCTCAGAGGCCCGAGGAATGCTTAAGGCACATCATTGTGGGGCTGGATCCAG TGCTCTTACAGATGGAAGGCGGAGGCCAGCTCCTCGGGGCGCTGCAGTCCATGGAGTGCCGCTGTGTGATTGAGGCACAGGCCGTGCCTTGCAGCATCACCTGGAGGAGAAGGGCCGGGCTAGCTGAG GGAAGCCTGGGTGACtctgagaaagggaaggaaacactCCGGAGCTTCGTAACTGACACCACAGCGAGGACAGCTGGGAAGGCTCTGTCCCTGGTGATTGTGGACCAGGAGAAATGCTTCAG CGCTCCCCATCTTCCAAGAAGAAGGAAACCGGGAGTGGCAAACAGAGAACAGGCCAAGGAGAAGAAGCGGAGACAACCAGAGGCCAGCGCAGGGCAAATGGTGTCCAGGGTAGACGTGGAAGAG GCATTGGTGGATCTGCAGCTATACACCGAAGCCCAGGCCCGAATCGTGCAGAGCTGGAAAGAGCTGGCCGACTTCGCCTGTGCATTTACAAAGGCTGTGGCCGAGGCGCCCTTCAA GAAGCTTCGAGATCAAAccagtttctctttctgcctggAGAGTGACTGGGCGGGAGGGGCAAAGGTTGACCGAGCTGGCAGGGGGCTcgcgctggtctggaggagacAGATTCAGCAGCTGAACAGAGTCAGCCTGGACATGGCCAGTGCCATTGTGGACACCTATCCCTCCCCGCAGCGTCTGGTCCAG GCTTACAGGCGGTGTTTTTCGGAGCAAGAGCGCCAGAATTTGCTTGCGGACATACAGGTTCGCCGTGGGGAAGGTGTGACCTCCACCTCCCGCCGTGTTGGACCAGAGCTCTCCAGGCGGATCTACCTTCAGATGACCACTCTGCAGCCAGCTCTCTCTTTAGACAGTGCAGACTGA